In the genome of Dysgonomonadaceae bacterium zrk40, the window GCCTTGTCGACGATCCCGGCGGCCTCGACGCGCAGGGTGACGAGCTGGATCGGTTCCCCTTCGGCGATGAAACCGAAGCGCTGGCGGTGCGCCGCCTCGAAGCCCTTTTCGAGCGCTGTGAAGGTTTCCGCCGTGATCGGTCCGGCCGGAACCGTGACCGAGAGCTCGTAATTCTGCCCGGCGTAACGCATGTCGACCGTACGGGTGATGACGCGGCGATCTTCAGCAATGTTTTCTGCCGCGAACCAGACATCGGCCTGTTCGGCAAGCGTGGCGAAACCTTCTTCCAGCGCGGGTCGGGCGGCGTCCGAAAGTTCCATCAGCCGCGACAGGGCGAAATCGGAGCGCAGGTCGGTGAGGAGAAGGCCAAGCGCGCAGAGCGTTCCGGGCGTCAGCGGCACGATCACCGTTTTCATGTCCAGTTCGCGCGCAAGGCGGGCGGCATGGAGCGGACCCGCCCCGCCGAAGGCCATCAGCGCATAATCGCGCGGATCATGGCCGCGCTGGACCGAGATCACCCGGATCGCCTTCGCCATATTGGCGGTGACGACCGAGATGATGCCCTGCGCGGTTTCCATCACGCCGACGCCGAGCCTGTCGGCCAACCGCTGGATCGAGGCGAGCGCCAGATCGTGCCGCACCTTCATGCGGCCGCCGAGAATTTCGACCGGGTTCAGGGTCTGCAGCACGATATTGGCGTCGGTGACCGTCGGCTCCTCATTGCCGAGCCCGTAGCAGACCGGTCCCGGATGGGCGCCGGCAGAACGCGGGCCGACCTTCAGGAGGCCGCCGGTATCGACATGGGCGATGGAGCCGCCGCCGGCGCCGACCGTGTGAATATCAAGCATCGGCGCCTTGATCGGATAGCCATGCACATCGGCCTCGCCGGTCAGCTGGCAGACGCCGTTCTGCAGCAGCGCCACATCGGAAGAGGTGCCGCCGACGTCAAAGGTGATGATGTTGTCGAAACCGGCCATCTTGCCGATCGCCTGCGCGCCGACAACGCCGGTCGAGGGACCGGACAGAACGGTGCGTACCGGCAGGTTGCTCGCCTGATCGAACCCGATCACGCCGCCATTCGACTGGGTCAGCTGCGGGGCGACCTTGAGGCCGATGTCGGACAGCCTATCCTTCAGCCGGCGGATATAGCGCTGCATCACCGGACCGAGATAGGCGTTGACCACCGTGGTCGACAGCCGCTCATATTCGCGGAATTCGGGCGCGACGGCGTGGGAGGCGGAAACGAAGACATCCGGCAGTTCTTCCACCGCGATCGCGAGCGCCCGCTCCTCATGCGCGGTATTGAGGAAGCCATAGAGGAAGCAGATCGCCAGCGCCTTAATATCCTCGGAGGCCAGGGCGCGGAGCGCCTCGCGCAGTGCGTCTTCATCCAGCGGAACGGCGACGCTGCCATCGGCTTTCAGCCGCTCCGGCACTTCCCGGCGCAGGTCGCGGGTGACGAGCTGTTCCGGCTTTTCGGCGAACATGTCATAGAGGTTCGGACGCTTCTGGCGACCGATCTCGAGCAGGTCGCGAAAACCGTCGGAGACGACGAGGCCGGTCTTGACGCCGCGCAGCTCGATCAGCGCATTGGTCGCCACGGTCGTACCGTGGCCGAGGAAGGCGAGATCGGCGGCAGACGCGCCGACCTTTTGAAGCCCCTCGACCACGCCTTGCGAGATCGCGCGCGACGGATCGTCCGGGGTGGAGGAAACCTTCCAGATCTCGATTGCTCCGGTCTCATCATTGAAGAGGCAGACGTCGGTGAATGTTCCGCCGGAATCGACGCCGATTCTCCAGGCCATGTCATGTTCCCTTTGGTTATTGCCGTCGCGCCGCTCTTCAGGCGGCCTTGGCAGTCTTCGAAAAGCGTTCATACCGGAAAGGCGCCGGATCAACGCAGGTTTTTTCATTGCGGACGATCTCGGCCATCAGCCGGCCGGCGCCCGGCCCGCTGCCGAAGCCATGGCCGGAAAAGCCCGAGGACAGATAGAGCCCCGGCACGGCCGCAATCGGGCCGATCACCGGGATCGCGTCCGGCGTCGCATCGATCATGCCGGCCCAGCTGTGGGTCAGGCGGGCATCGGCGAAGGCCGGAAAGGCGCGCGTGAGGTTGCGGACCGCATTGCGGTTGAACGGCGCATGCGGCACGGGATCGAGCGTCCGGATCGCCTCGAAGGGCGTGGCCTGATCGAGCGACCAGCGGCGCGGCATCTTCAACTCGCTGACCGTCTGGCCGTTGACGCGCAGCTTCAGTTCCCGCCAGCTTGTCACGA includes:
- a CDS encoding hydantoinase/oxoprolinase family protein; its protein translation is MAWRIGVDSGGTFTDVCLFNDETGAIEIWKVSSTPDDPSRAISQGVVEGLQKVGASAADLAFLGHGTTVATNALIELRGVKTGLVVSDGFRDLLEIGRQKRPNLYDMFAEKPEQLVTRDLRREVPERLKADGSVAVPLDEDALREALRALASEDIKALAICFLYGFLNTAHEERALAIAVEELPDVFVSASHAVAPEFREYERLSTTVVNAYLGPVMQRYIRRLKDRLSDIGLKVAPQLTQSNGGVIGFDQASNLPVRTVLSGPSTGVVGAQAIGKMAGFDNIITFDVGGTSSDVALLQNGVCQLTGEADVHGYPIKAPMLDIHTVGAGGGSIAHVDTGGLLKVGPRSAGAHPGPVCYGLGNEEPTVTDANIVLQTLNPVEILGGRMKVRHDLALASIQRLADRLGVGVMETAQGIISVVTANMAKAIRVISVQRGHDPRDYALMAFGGAGPLHAARLARELDMKTVIVPLTPGTLCALGLLLTDLRSDFALSRLMELSDAARPALEEGFATLAEQADVWFAAENIAEDRRVITRTVDMRYAGQNYELSVTVPAGPITAETFTALEKGFEAAHRQRFGFIAEGEPIQLVTLRVEAAGIVDKAEFQKQDNHGPDASGAKIGEREVWMSEAGGFVTCPVYERSLLKAGNVITGPAIVEQMDTTTVLLPEMTGTVDPYLNLILEV